In Engraulis encrasicolus isolate BLACKSEA-1 chromosome 24, IST_EnEncr_1.0, whole genome shotgun sequence, a single genomic region encodes these proteins:
- the kifbp gene encoding KIF-binding protein has product MASSYSQDWRAVCDKFRDAQTLSDVESRKDPENDPFRSKYKARDLLKEIRTVLKNLDIGEAENDDNDAECQTEEPVDGGSGEASSRRCLGDSDAGIRAAKLGVIEYLLGVNHVETEELSAGEEHLMNCVKLLDRMTITQENVSLNIQARNQLGILWAGRDEIETAQGFLQVAELTYMRYMKEDGHPPMDLTEFFVGEEDQLPQQERTKRFEMAYTHTMYYLAQVYKNLELFERAGKYCHSTLQRQLEFNQFVPLEWAINAATLSQYYITKSRYMEGRHCLAAASVIAGMAAQETEEECETREQKTGEIARCWIKYCLNLLQDGKKLLEDNTGELDVDRQVELRRARQKEQEELEKQRKSTVLFSSTSTDTSNSICELEDKVSCLFPLDYEEARSVFLMGQTYVAEAKEYFKMDGHVTDHIEITQDHSALFKVLAFFEEDLERRCKMHKRRVDMLEPICKELNPQYYLLVCRQLQFELAETYYELMDLKLALADRQDDLDAHTVKKFNTLCSASMRFYEAFLDSARNPEGKWPAKLEEEILRPALVAKFRVARLQSKLISASPTVQLDNLGRSLESYRFVVQYCEENPEAKAVVETELELSEEMVNLLPMKMNRIRAKMAAK; this is encoded by the exons ATGGCCTCCTCGTACAGCCAGGACTGGAGAGCTGTGTGCGACAAATTTCGTGATGCACAAACTCTGTCTGATGTGGAGTCAAGGAAGGACCCAGAGAACGACCCGTTTCGCTCTAAATACAAGGCCAGGGACCTACTGAAGGAAATACGCACGGTGTTAAAGAACTTGGATATAGGGGAGGCTGAGAACGATGACAACGATGCTGAGTGTCAGACTGAGGAGCCAGTTGACGGTGGGAGTGGGGAGGCCAGTTCTAGGCGCTGTCTTGGTGATTCCGATGCGGGCATACGAGCAGCTAAACTCGGGGTGATCGAATACCTCCTCGGTGTAAACCATGTGGAGACCGAAGAATTATCTGCGGGCGAAGAACACTTGATGAATTGCGTGAAACTACTGGACAGAATGACAATCACACAGGAAAATGTCTCTTTAAATATCCAGGCGAGG AATCAGCTTGGGATTCTGTGGGCGGGTAGAGATGAAATTGAGACAGCACAAGGGTTCTTGCAAGTGGCCGAACTAACATACATGCGATACATGAAAGAG GATGGCCATCCGCCCATGGATCTCACAGAATTCTTTGTTGGAGAGGAAGATCAACTGCCCCAACAAGAGAGGACAAAAAG GTTTGAGatggcgtacacacacaccatgtactaTCTGGCACAGGTGTACAAGAACCTTGAGCTGTTCGAGCGGGCGGGGAAGTATTGCCACAGCACCTTGCAGAGACAGCTGGAGTTCAACCAGTTCGTGCCGCTGGAGTGGGCCATCAACGCTGCCACACTGTCCCAGTACTACATCACCAAG AGCCGCTACATGGAGGGACGCCACTGCCTCGCCGCGGCCAGCGTCATCGCAGGAATGGCTGCCCAAGAGA CTGAAGAGGAGTGTGAGACGCGTGAACAGAAGACAGGGGAGATAGCCCGGTGTTGGATTAAATACTGCCTCAACCTGCTGCAGGACGGCAAGAAGCTCTTGGAG GACAACACGGGGGAGCTGGATGTGGATCGACAGGTGGAGCTGCGTCGGGCCAggcagaaggagcaggaggagctggagaagCAGAGGAAGAGCACAGTGCTGTTCAGCTCCACGTCCACCGACACATCCAACTCCATATGCGAACTGGAGGACAAg GTAAGCTGCCTGTTCCCGCTCGACTATGAGGAGGCGCGCAGCGTGTTCCTGATGGGCCAGACCTACGTGGCGGAGGCCAAGGAGTACTTCAAGATGGACGGCCACGTGACCGACCACATCGAGATCACGCAGGACCACAGCGCGCTCTTCAAG GTGCTGGCGTTCTTCGAGGAGGACCTGGAGCGTCGCTGCAAGATGCACAAGCGTCGCGTGGACATGCTGGAGCCCATCTGCAAGGAGCTGAACCCCCAGTACTACCTGCTGGTGTGCCGCCAGCTGCAGTTCGAGCTGGCCGAGACCTACTACGAGCTCATGGACCTCAAGCTGGCGCTGGCCGACAGGCAGGACGACCTGGATGCACACACCGTCAAGAAGTTCAACACCCTGTGCAGCGCCTCCATGAG GTTCTACGAGGCGTTCCTGGACTCGGCGCGGAACCCCGAGGGAAAGTGGCCCGCCAAGCTGGAGGAGGAGATACTGCGTCCGGCGCTGGTGGCCAAGTTCCGCGTGGCGCGGCTGCAGTCCAAACTCATCTCCGCCAGCCCCACCGTGCAGCTCGACAACCTCGGACGCTCACTCGAGTCATACAG GTTCGTAGTGCAGTACTGCGAGGAGAACCCTGAGGCCAAGGCAGTGGTGGAGACGGAGCTGGAGCTGAGCGAGGAGATGGTCAACCTGCTGCCCATGAAGATGAACAGGATTcgcgccaagatggccgccaagtga